In Toxoplasma gondii ME49 chromosome X, whole genome shotgun sequence, a single genomic region encodes these proteins:
- a CDS encoding hypothetical protein (encoded by transcript TGME49_228490) — MKGSNKTVEAAVSGEGDRRRKRDEDVVNAEERAEESSSDEEDDGDEIQFKARTKEELLRQGEDGEDEADEEEDTDLTETVRASFGLFDPHEEATEAVLALLRQSRLDVHLKISSGALRSLAEAIANQGNVGSLLKAVPEEEEDQVDENAPVVGFLSLLSLRQYPEATDVFRDAFLRLAAEHAPAGMKAKLEAILSPESEESVGKHDSKKQLKHNVNCGWMVKERVSNTPPALIPTMFSSLLEDVNWSLATEEMDEEERPFYNYTHVVVLTRVYKEADAGPTTGPKKAKGDEPLGFKAFFPHPEDEELLKVATSYFTCPTGSSARVSAVEGSSGPGAGKQKKHASQEAAEEDANMEGSCQIRSCPEYLLLLLLPFDRLKKCTDAMQQQAVLQAAS, encoded by the exons ATGAAGGGAAGCAATAAGACAGTCGAAGCCGCTGTTTCTGGCGAGGGCGaccgacgaagaaagagagacgaagacgtcgTGAATGCCGAGGAGCGCGCCGAAGAAAGTTCcagtgacgaagaagatgacggAGACGAAATCCAGTTCAAAGCGAGGACCAAGGAGGAACTTCTAcgacagggagaagacggtgaagacgaagcagacgaagaagaggatacAGACCTCACA GAGACAGTCCGGGCCTCCTTTGGCTTGTTCGATCCTcacgaggaagcgacagaagcggTTCTTGCTCTGCTTCGCCAGTCTCGACTCGACGTGCATTTGAAGATCTCCTCTGGGGCTCTGCGGTCGTTGGCCGAGGCGATTGCTAACCAA GGAAATGTCGGGTCCTTGCTGAAGGCAGTccccgaagaagaggaagaccaaGTCGACGAGAATGCGCCAGTCgtcggctttctctctcttctttctcttcgccagTATCCCGAAGCGACGGATGTTTTCCGGGATGCCTTCCTACGCTTGGCTGC TGAACACGCCCCAGCTGGCATGAAGGCGAAACTCG AGGCAATTCTCTCCCCTGAATCGGAGGAATCTGTCGGAAAGCACGACTCGAAAAAGCAGCTGAAACACAACGTCAACTGCGGGTGGATGGTGAAGGAACGCGTGAGCAACACGCCCCCCGCCCTCATTCCCAcgatgttttcttctctcttggaaGATGTGAACTGGAGCTTGGCGACTGAGGAAAtggacgaagaggaacgacCGTTCTACAACTACACACACGTCGTCGTTCTTACGAG GGTGTACAAAGAGGCTGACGCAGGCCCGACAACGGGGCCGAAGAAAGCCAAGGGCGACGAGCCACTGG GTTTCAAGGCATTCTTCCCCCACCCCGAGGACGAGGAACTTCTCAAAGTGGCTACCTCTTACTTCACCTGCCCCACGGGCTCATCC GCGCGCGTGTCTGCTGTTGAAGGAAGCAGTGGGCCTGGAgcagggaagcagaagaaacacgcGAGCCAGGAGGcagccgaggaagacgccAACATGGAGGGGAGCTGCCAAATTCGCTCCTGTCCAGAGtaccttcttctgctcttgtTGCCGTTCGACAGGCTCAAAAAGTGCACGGACGCTATGCAGCAGCAAGCGGTGTTGCAGGCGGCTTCCTAA
- a CDS encoding hypothetical protein (encoded by transcript TGME49_228480): protein MRCLIQTDCNEPHGSSLRRHGEKNVRRAFRHRKEGCLDCPRDFRSFQTLFPEAPSDLPTIERPSPLSYCQKARLSTRDSGERTVSPAFLRLKLPSSLICPQVVCCLPDDPKKSGVSGAGQLALGGVPMKGRRRLCRSHFAAFLTCFSQDGKSL, encoded by the coding sequence atgcgttgtctCATCCAGACAGATTGCAACGAACCCCACGGTTCTTCTTTGCGGCGgcacggagagaaaaacgtgcGCAGAGCGTTTCGCCACAGAAAGGAGGGCTGTCTCGATTGTCCCAGAGACTTCCGTTCCTTCCAAACATTGTTTCCAGAGGCGCCTTCAGACTTGCCGACCATCGAGAGACCATCGCCGCTCTCATATTGTCAAAAAGCCCGACTTTCAACCAGAGATTCGGGAGAAAGGACAGTGTCTCCGGCCTTTCTCCGACTGaagctgccttcttctctgatCTGCCCGCAGGTTGTGTGCTGTTTGCCTGACGACCCCAAGAAAAGCGGAGTGTCTGGGGCTGGACAGCTTGCTCTTGGCGGTGTTCCAATGAAAGGCCGAAGACGGCTTTGCAGGAGTCACTTTGCTGCGTTTCTAACGTGTTTTTCTCAAGACGGAAAGTCTCTGTAA